Genomic DNA from Sebaldella sp. S0638:
CCGGATTTTCATATTTATTACCTATGATGACAAAGTTTTTATGTTCAGGATTATATTTTTTTACAAATTCAATTGTAGATTTATTATTGTATTCATCATCTTCAAATGAAAATTCATAAGAAATTCTAGGACAAAGTCGAAAACCACTGAATACTGAATCTGAAAATATTTCTCCAATACGAAAACCATCATCAGTATCATAAAAGAGGATATCTCCTTC
This window encodes:
- a CDS encoding YopX family protein; protein product: EGDILFYDTDDGFRIGEIFSDSVFSGFRLCPRISYEFSFEDDEYNNKSTIEFVKKYNPEHKNFVIIGNKYENPELLEGIK